From the genome of Halomonas sp. I5-271120, one region includes:
- a CDS encoding copper resistance system multicopper oxidase, translating to MVAAKQSRLPLSRRQLLKRGAALGLGTAALSLRPAWANPWGQAAGYPQGVETGPDLALAIRRDTLPIAGKTARLISINGTSPGPLIRLKEGQDAVLRVTNLLEEPTSIHWHGLILPPGMDGVPGLSFAGIAPGETFTYRFPVRQSGTYWYHSHSGLQEQLGHAGPLVIDAAEREPFRYDREHVLLLTDWTFEDPASVFRNLKLGEGYYNFQERTVADFFADVEKNGFADTAAQRAMWAQMRMSSRDIADVTGSTYTYLLNGHAPSDNWTALFKPGETLRLRIINGSAMSYFDMRIPGLKMTVVAADGQPVQPVPVDEFRIGVAETYDVLVTPKDDGAYSLFAESMDRSGFALGTLAPRLGMTAAVPARRQIADRGMEAMGAHGDMDMSGMDHTQMAGIDHPGMQGMDHSKMQGSDHSGMQGMDHSKTQGSGHSGMQSMDHSKTQGSDHSDMQSMDHAQMAGMDGMASPEAGTMLPVGVAQPGSRYDQAGVGIDPSERRVLVYRDLKAFTPWPDRRPPGRELELHLTGNMERYMWSFDGKKFSEVNGPIHFEKDERLRLILVNDTMMEHPIHLHGMWMELENGAGELIPRKHTLNVKPGERVSALITADAEGSWGFHCHLLYHMDAGMFRVVKVT from the coding sequence GCTCAAGCGTGGTGCCGCCCTGGGTCTCGGTACCGCCGCCCTGAGCCTGCGCCCAGCCTGGGCCAATCCCTGGGGTCAAGCCGCTGGCTATCCGCAAGGCGTCGAAACTGGGCCCGACCTGGCCCTAGCGATACGCCGAGATACTCTGCCCATCGCCGGCAAGACAGCTCGCCTGATCAGCATCAACGGCACCAGCCCCGGCCCGCTGATCCGCCTCAAGGAGGGCCAGGATGCCGTGCTTCGAGTCACTAACCTGCTCGAGGAACCGACCTCCATTCATTGGCATGGGCTGATCCTGCCACCCGGCATGGATGGCGTACCTGGCCTCAGCTTCGCCGGTATCGCGCCCGGTGAAACCTTCACCTACCGTTTCCCGGTTCGCCAGAGCGGCACCTACTGGTATCACAGCCACTCGGGGCTGCAGGAACAGCTCGGCCATGCCGGTCCCCTGGTCATCGATGCCGCCGAGCGGGAGCCCTTTCGGTATGACCGCGAGCACGTGCTGCTGCTGACCGACTGGACCTTCGAGGATCCGGCCAGTGTCTTTCGCAACCTGAAGCTCGGTGAAGGCTACTACAACTTCCAGGAGCGCACCGTCGCCGACTTCTTCGCCGACGTGGAGAAAAACGGCTTCGCCGATACCGCGGCCCAACGAGCCATGTGGGCCCAGATGCGCATGAGCTCGCGGGATATCGCCGACGTTACCGGCAGCACCTATACCTACCTGCTCAACGGCCACGCCCCGAGCGATAACTGGACCGCCCTGTTCAAGCCCGGCGAGACGCTACGACTGCGCATTATCAATGGCTCGGCAATGAGCTACTTCGACATGCGTATCCCGGGCCTCAAGATGACGGTGGTGGCCGCCGATGGCCAACCGGTACAGCCCGTCCCAGTAGACGAGTTCCGCATCGGCGTGGCGGAAACCTATGATGTTCTCGTCACGCCCAAGGATGACGGCGCCTACTCGCTGTTCGCCGAATCCATGGATCGCAGCGGCTTCGCCCTGGGCACCCTGGCGCCGCGCCTGGGCATGACCGCCGCCGTGCCGGCGCGGCGCCAGATCGCCGACCGTGGCATGGAGGCCATGGGCGCTCATGGCGACATGGACATGTCTGGCATGGATCACACCCAGATGGCTGGCATAGATCACCCCGGCATGCAGGGCATGGACCATTCCAAGATGCAGGGCTCGGACCACTCCGGCATGCAGGGCATGGATCATTCCAAGACGCAGGGCTCGGGCCACTCCGGCATGCAGAGCATGGATCATTCCAAGACCCAGGGCTCGGACCACTCCGACATGCAAAGCATGGATCATGCCCAGATGGCCGGCATGGATGGCATGGCCTCCCCCGAGGCCGGAACGATGCTCCCCGTGGGGGTGGCCCAGCCCGGCTCCCGCTACGATCAGGCCGGTGTCGGCATCGACCCGAGCGAACGCCGCGTGCTGGTCTATCGCGACCTCAAGGCCTTCACACCCTGGCCGGACCGGCGCCCTCCCGGTCGTGAACTGGAGCTGCACTTGACCGGCAACATGGAACGCTACATGTGGTCCTTCGACGGCAAGAAATTCAGCGAGGTCAATGGCCCCATCCACTTTGAGAAGGATGAGCGGCTGCGCCTGATCCTGGTCAACGACACCATGATGGAGCATCCCATTCACCTGCATGGCATGTGGATGGAGTTGGAGAATGGCGCCGGTGAACTTATTCCGCGCAAGCACACCCTGAACGTCAAGCCCGGTGAGCGGGTATCTGCCCTGATCACCGCCGATGCCGAGGGGAGCTGGGGTTTTCACTGTCACCTGCTCTATCACATGGATGCCGGCATGTTCCGGGTCGTCAAGGTCACATAA
- a CDS encoding copper resistance protein B, with product MKSKSVVIGTGSTLAMLVAAGAQASDGYDAPANWPSPMAEHSRGSILVDRLEYASPDKGEDALVWDFQAWYGGDVNRVYLKGEGENTQGDGEDAEFENLDLLYSRLIADFWELQGGIGYQGGIASNDHPERYFGVINLQGLVPYRVETDLDLRVSEDGDVSASLESEYDLRITQRTYLQPRLEVAAAADEVPEFGVGEGLNSVRTGLRLRYEITRKFAPYIGGYWEKSYGDTADLARASGDATEDTGVVAGVRIWY from the coding sequence ATGAAGTCCAAGTCTGTCGTTATCGGTACCGGTTCGACCCTCGCCATGCTGGTGGCCGCCGGCGCTCAAGCCAGCGATGGCTACGATGCCCCGGCGAACTGGCCATCGCCGATGGCTGAACACTCACGGGGCTCGATACTCGTCGATCGCTTGGAATATGCTTCCCCCGACAAGGGCGAGGATGCCCTGGTGTGGGATTTCCAGGCCTGGTACGGCGGCGACGTCAATCGGGTCTACCTGAAGGGGGAAGGCGAGAATACTCAGGGTGACGGCGAGGATGCGGAATTCGAAAACCTCGATCTGCTCTACAGCCGTCTGATCGCCGATTTCTGGGAGCTCCAGGGCGGTATCGGCTATCAGGGTGGCATCGCTTCGAACGATCATCCCGAACGCTACTTCGGCGTCATCAATCTCCAGGGGCTCGTGCCTTATCGCGTCGAGACCGATCTCGACCTGAGGGTCAGCGAGGACGGCGATGTCTCGGCCAGCCTGGAAAGCGAATACGACCTGCGGATCACCCAGCGGACCTACCTGCAACCGCGCCTAGAAGTCGCCGCGGCGGCCGATGAGGTGCCGGAATTTGGCGTCGGTGAGGGCCTCAACTCGGTTCGCACCGGGCTTCGGTTGCGATATGAAATCACCCGAAAGTTCGCCCCCTATATCGGCGGCTACTGGGAAAAGTCCTATGGTGACACGGCTGACTTGGCCCGCGCCTCGGGGGATGCCACCGAAGATACCGGCGTCGTCGCCGGCGTGAGGATATGGTATTAA
- a CDS encoding DDE-type integrase/transposase/recombinase — MCVLGENHKLIQRILQLKGWLARKRPQGFCPRVRSLSSVASRQDERWATDLTHVWCCKDRRARLAVIIDCFTREFHGWRLSDKGSSKIAEAALEEALIYRLGALGRVQPPLTLRSDYGPPKVKVASWTKKSLQMSA, encoded by the coding sequence GTGTGTGTCCTGGGAGAGAACCACAAGCTGATACAGCGCATCCTGCAGTTGAAGGGCTGGCTGGCGCGCAAGCGACCACAGGGCTTCTGCCCTCGCGTCAGGAGTCTTTCGTCCGTGGCCTCACGACAAGATGAGCGCTGGGCCACGGATCTCACCCATGTGTGGTGTTGTAAAGATCGGCGGGCCAGACTGGCGGTAATCATCGACTGCTTTACGCGTGAGTTCCATGGCTGGCGATTGTCGGACAAAGGCAGCAGCAAAATAGCGGAGGCTGCCTTGGAGGAAGCGCTGATTTATCGACTAGGGGCTCTGGGTCGTGTTCAGCCACCACTGACACTGCGCTCCGACTACGGGCCACCTAAGGTTAAAGTGGCATCATGGACAAAAAAATCCCTGCAGATGTCAGCATAA
- a CDS encoding acyltransferase family protein, which translates to MKYRSEIDGLRALAVVSVILFHAGFAIFSGGFVGVDVFFVISGYLITTILIEDIDNKRFSFLGFYERRARRILPALFFVMLCSTLFSWMWMLPSQLDDFSHSLVAVSLFSSNVLFWQESGYFDAAAEEKPLLHTWSLAVEEQYYVLFPIFLFLAWRYGKNRVFWMIVLFSAISFLLSEWGWRNKSTPNFYLAPTRAWELLAGTMAAFVVQRRGVVKNDSLALVGLAAILVSVFVYDEATPFPSAYALAPVLGAVLLVIFADKETFAARLLNTRLLVGIGFISYSAYLWHQPLFAFARIQSLSEPSPMLMLFLSCFSVALAVVSWKIIEQPFRRKEKIDSRRLFFFSSAGLVMFVSIGLYGHEENGYINGDFIMSPNVEFRSFGEKVETIGDVCVPQRTEGSHWVSECTFGDKDSSEVVILIGDSHAQAISYSLDQVFKRQNIKGRVFNLDGCETVPFIRRNKNRSVEDCEERFEEFTSIIKRQDAEVILASRWSFKLFPIEGVIDKMPYRNSEGFSERDANYREYDVLVSGEFYRDAKTKREYLIKYIEEMAKVARSLYLVYPVPETGIDIEKMNRFYYSENNQVLEQVTFPYEDFYSRNKFVIDAFDSMPAPGIKRVVVSDLFCNNYVQGRCVVQRNSVPFYYDDDHLSKKGADIVVDEIFRLSDW; encoded by the coding sequence TTGAAATATCGTTCCGAAATTGATGGCTTGAGAGCACTTGCTGTTGTTTCAGTGATATTGTTCCACGCCGGATTTGCGATTTTTAGCGGAGGATTTGTCGGCGTAGATGTTTTCTTTGTCATCAGCGGCTACCTCATTACGACCATCTTAATTGAAGATATTGATAATAAGCGATTCAGCTTCTTAGGTTTCTATGAGCGTCGTGCACGGCGAATCTTGCCAGCACTCTTCTTTGTAATGCTTTGCAGCACCTTGTTTTCATGGATGTGGATGCTGCCAAGCCAATTGGATGATTTTTCTCACAGCCTTGTCGCAGTCAGCTTGTTTTCGTCCAATGTGCTATTCTGGCAGGAAAGTGGTTATTTTGACGCGGCTGCCGAAGAAAAACCTCTGTTACACACATGGAGCTTAGCTGTCGAAGAACAATACTACGTTTTATTCCCAATTTTTCTCTTTCTAGCTTGGCGATATGGAAAAAATCGCGTCTTTTGGATGATCGTATTGTTTTCCGCAATCAGCTTTTTACTGAGCGAATGGGGATGGCGAAATAAATCAACTCCTAACTTCTATTTAGCACCAACACGAGCGTGGGAGTTGCTTGCAGGAACTATGGCGGCTTTTGTCGTGCAGCGGCGTGGAGTGGTCAAGAATGATTCGCTTGCATTAGTCGGTTTGGCCGCAATTTTAGTATCTGTGTTCGTTTACGATGAAGCCACCCCTTTTCCAAGTGCATATGCGCTTGCACCAGTTTTAGGCGCCGTACTCTTGGTGATTTTTGCGGACAAGGAAACATTCGCCGCAAGACTTCTCAACACTCGCCTGCTCGTAGGTATAGGCTTTATTAGCTATAGCGCCTACTTGTGGCATCAGCCACTATTTGCCTTTGCGCGGATACAAAGTCTATCGGAGCCAAGCCCCATGCTAATGCTATTTTTGAGCTGTTTTTCAGTAGCACTAGCTGTCGTCAGTTGGAAAATTATTGAGCAGCCGTTTCGAAGGAAGGAGAAAATTGACAGCAGGAGATTGTTTTTCTTCTCTTCGGCCGGGTTGGTAATGTTTGTATCTATAGGTTTATACGGACACGAAGAAAATGGATATATTAACGGTGATTTTATAATGTCTCCAAACGTTGAGTTTCGATCTTTTGGTGAAAAAGTAGAAACCATCGGCGATGTTTGTGTGCCACAAAGGACCGAGGGTTCACATTGGGTATCTGAGTGTACCTTTGGGGACAAGGATTCCAGTGAAGTCGTAATCTTGATCGGTGATTCACATGCTCAAGCGATCAGTTACTCACTTGACCAGGTGTTTAAAAGACAGAACATCAAGGGAAGAGTTTTCAATTTGGACGGCTGTGAGACCGTGCCCTTTATAAGAAGAAACAAGAATAGATCGGTTGAAGACTGTGAGGAAAGATTCGAAGAATTTACGAGTATCATAAAGCGACAAGATGCAGAGGTGATACTTGCTAGTCGTTGGAGCTTCAAGCTTTTTCCTATTGAGGGCGTGATTGATAAAATGCCGTATCGAAACAGCGAAGGATTTTCCGAGAGGGATGCCAACTACAGAGAATATGACGTGCTGGTTTCTGGTGAGTTTTATCGCGACGCGAAAACCAAGAGAGAATACTTGATAAAGTATATTGAAGAAATGGCGAAAGTCGCTAGGTCTCTTTATCTCGTTTATCCAGTTCCTGAGACTGGCATTGATATTGAAAAGATGAATCGGTTTTATTACTCGGAAAATAATCAAGTTCTTGAGCAGGTGACATTCCCTTATGAAGACTTTTATTCAAGAAATAAATTCGTCATAGATGCTTTTGATAGTATGCCGGCTCCCGGTATTAAGCGGGTAGTCGTTAGTGACCTGTTTTGTAACAACTATGTGCAAGGCAGGTGTGTAGTTCAGCGGAATAGCGTCCCGTTTTATTATGATGACGATCATTTATCCAAGAAGGGGGCCGATATCGTTGTTGATGAAATTTTTAGACTCTCCGATTGGTAA
- a CDS encoding TVP38/TMEM64 family protein, with protein MVSPHKIDTGAPKRLSRASWRRIMLGMAVLTVFLATALVLWRTGMLDALLAGDTLEQAVIRLGPFGPALVVGLMMIAIVMSPIPSAPIALAAGAAFGHVWGTLYVAIGSEAGALIAFAISRLLGHDALRAWLGMRPSSGLLYRFIASQNALMAVVFVTRLMPFLSFDVVSYAAGLSPLKAWRFAIATLLGVMPASFLLAHFGDELASNDLRLAGLTVLALGTITLLPLAWKATPARYRAALRRKLNLK; from the coding sequence ATGGTTAGCCCGCACAAGATCGATACTGGCGCCCCGAAACGCCTTTCCCGTGCTTCATGGCGACGCATCATGTTGGGCATGGCGGTACTTACCGTTTTTCTCGCCACCGCTCTGGTGCTGTGGCGAACCGGCATGCTGGATGCCTTGCTGGCCGGCGACACCCTCGAACAGGCAGTGATACGGCTTGGCCCATTCGGTCCAGCACTGGTCGTTGGCCTAATGATGATCGCCATCGTCATGAGCCCGATCCCCAGTGCCCCGATCGCGCTCGCTGCCGGCGCGGCCTTTGGTCATGTCTGGGGCACGCTTTACGTGGCCATCGGCTCCGAGGCCGGTGCGCTTATCGCCTTCGCCATTTCCCGCCTGCTAGGGCATGACGCGCTGAGGGCCTGGTTGGGCATGCGGCCCTCCAGCGGTCTACTCTATCGTTTCATCGCCTCCCAGAACGCCCTGATGGCCGTCGTTTTCGTGACCCGGCTGATGCCGTTCCTGTCTTTCGACGTCGTCAGCTACGCGGCCGGCCTCTCGCCTCTCAAGGCCTGGCGCTTTGCCATCGCCACACTGCTAGGCGTCATGCCAGCGAGCTTCCTGCTGGCGCATTTCGGCGACGAGCTCGCCTCCAACGATCTGCGCCTCGCGGGCCTCACCGTGCTCGCACTCGGCACCATCACCCTACTTCCTCTCGCTTGGAAAGCGACTCCAGCGCGCTATCGCGCAGCCCTGCGCCGTAAGCTAAACCTGAAGTAG